From the genome of Desmodus rotundus isolate HL8 chromosome 2, HLdesRot8A.1, whole genome shotgun sequence, one region includes:
- the FILIP1L gene encoding filamin A-interacting protein 1-like isoform X2, translated as MVVDEQQRLTAQLAFQRQKIRDLTTSTKETHAKLALAEARVQEEEQKATRLEEELQTQTTKFHQNQEIIMAKLTNEDSQNRQLRQKLAALSRQIDELEETNRSLRKAEEELQDIKEKINKGEYGNSGIMAEVEELRKRVLEMEGKDEELIKMEEQCRDLNKRLEKETSQSKDFKLEVEKLNKRIMALEKLEDAFNKSKQECYSLKCNLEKERMTTKQLSQELESLKIRIKELEAIESRLEKTEFTLKEDLTKLKTLTVMLVDERKTMSEKLKQTEDKLQAASSQLQMEQNKVTTVTEKLIEETKRALKSKTEVEEKMYSVTKERDDLKNKLKAEEEKGNDLLSKVNMLKNRLQSLEAIEKDFLKNKLNQDSSKSTTALHQENNKIKELSQEVERLRLRLKDMKAIEDDLMKTEDEYETLERRYANERDKAQFLSEELEHVKMELAKYQLAEKTESSHEQWLFKRLQEEEAKSGHLSREVEALKEKIHEYMATEDLICHLQGDHSVLQKKLNQQENRNRDLGREIENLTKELERYRHFSKSLRPSLNGRKISDPPVFSKEVQTEAVDNEPPDYKSLIPLERAVINGQFYEESEDQDEDPNEEDSVQSFKCNSSIPCPVNRKLWIPWMKSKEGHPQNGKIQTKPNGNFMQPGDLVLSHTPGQPLHIKVTPDHVQNTATLEITSPTTESPHSYTSTAVIPNCGTPKQRITILQSASITPVKSKSSAEGLMNLEQGMSPVTMAAFARAQTPESGGSITPERTMSPIQVLAVTGSAGSPEQGRSPEPIEISAKHAIFRVSPDRQSSWQFQRSNSNSSSVITTEDNKIHIHLGSPYMQAVASPVRPASPSTPPQDNRTQCLTNGALNKTTNKVTSSITITPTATPLPRQSQITVSNIYN; from the coding sequence ATGGTAGTGGATGAACAACAAAGGCTGACAGCACAGCTTGCCTTTCAAAGACAGAAAATCCGAGACCTAACCACAAGTACGAAGGAAACACATGCTAAACTAGCCCTTGCTGAAGCCAGGGTTCAGGAAGAAGAGCAGAAGGCAACCAGACTAGAAGAAGAACTGCAAACGCAGACCACAAAGTTTCACCAGAACCAAGAAATAATTATGGCGAAGCTCACCAATGAGGACAGCCAAAATCGCCAGCTTCGACAAAAGCTGGCAGCACTTAGCCGGCAAATTGATGAGTTAGAAGAGACAAACAGATCTTTACGAAAAGCAGAAGAGGAGCTccaagatataaaagaaaaaataaacaagggagAATACGGAAACTCTGGTATCATGGCTGAGGTAGAAGAGCTCAGGAAACGTGTGctagaaatggaaggaaaggatGAAGAGCTCATAAAAATGGAGGAGCAGTGCAGAGATCTCAATAAGAGGCTCGAAAAGGAAACATCACAGAGTAAAGACTTTAAACTGGAGGTTGAAAAGCTCAATAAAAGGATTATGGCTCTGGAAAAATTAGAAGATGCTTtcaacaaaagcaaacaagaatGTTACTCACTAAAATGCaacttagaaaaagaaaggatgacCACAAAGCAGTTGTCTCAAGAACTGGagagtttaaaaataaggatCAAAGAGCTAGAAGCTATTGAAAGTCGTCTGGAAAAGACAGAATTCACCCTAAAAGAAGATTTAACTAAACTGAAAACATTAACTGTGATGCTGGTAGATGAACGGAAAACAATGagtgaaaaattaaagcaaactGAAGATAAGTTACAAGCTGCTTCTTCTCAGCTtcaaatggaacaaaataaagtgacaaCAGTTACTGAGAAGTTAATTGAGGAAACTAAAAGGGCACTGAAGTCAAAAACTGAGGTGGAAGAAAAAATGTACAGTGTAACCAAGGAGAGAGatgatctaaaaaacaaactgaaagcagaggaagagaaaggaaatgatcTCCTGTCCAAAGTTAATATGTTGAAAAATAGGCTTCAATCATTGGAAGCAATTGAGAAAgatttccttaaaaacaaactaaatcaGGATTCTAGTAAGTCCACAACAGCATTACACCAAGAAAACAATAAGATTAAAGAGCTCTCTCAAGAAGTAGAAAGACTGAGACTGAGATTAAAGGATATGAAAGCCATTGAGGACGACCTAATGAAAACAGAAGACGAGTATGAGACTCTAGAACGAAGGTATGCTAATGAACGAGACAAAGCTCAGTTTTTATCTGAAGAGCTGGAACATGTTAAAATGGAACTTGCCAAGTACCAGCTAGCAGAAAAGACAGAGTCCAGCCATGAACAATGGCTTTTCAAAAGGCTACAAGAAGAAGAAGCTAAATCAGGGCATCTCTCAAGAGAAGTGGAAGCACTGAAAGAGAAAATTCATGAATACATGGCAACTGAGGACCTGATATGTCACCTCCAGGGAGACCATTCAGTTCTGCAAAAAAAACTCaatcaacaagaaaacaggaACAGAGATTTAGGAAGAGAGATTGAAAATCTCACTAAAGAGTTAGAGAGGTACCGGCATTTTAGTAAGAGCCTACGACCTAGTCTCAATGGAAGAAAAATCTCTGACCCTCCAGTATTTTCCAAAGAAGTGCAAACAGAAGCAGTAGACAATGAACCACCCGATTATAAGAGTCTCATTCCTCTGGAACGAGCAGTCATCAATGGACAGTTTTATGAGGAGAGTGAGGACCAGGATGAGGATCCTAATGAGGAGGACTCTGTGCAGTCCTTCAAATGCAATTCATCTATTCCCTGTCCTGTTAACAGGAAGCTGTGGATTCCTTGGATGAAATCCAAGGAGGGCCATCCTcagaatggaaaaatacaaactaaacCCAATGGCAACTTCATGCAGCCTGGAGATCTAGTCCTAAGCCACACACCTGGGCAGCCGCTTCATATAAAAGTTACTCCAGACCACGTCCAAAACACAGCCACTCTTGAAATCACAAGTCCAACCACAGAGAGTCCACACTCTTACACAAGCACTGCGGTGATACCAAACTGTGGCACCCCAAAGCAAAGGATAACCATCCTCCAAAGCGCCTCCATAACACCAGTGAAATCCAAATCCTCTGCCGAAGGCCTCATGAATTTAGAGCAAGGCATGTCCCCAGTTACCATGGCAGCCTTTGCCAGAGCACAGACCCCCGAGTCTGGTGGTTCTATAACTCCAGAAAGGACAATGTCACCTATTCAGGTTTTGGCTGTGACTGGTTCAGCTGGCTCTCCTGAGCAGGGACGTTCCCCGGAGCCAATAGAAATCAGTGCCAAGCACGCAATTTTCAGAGTCTCCCCAGACCGGCAGTCATCATGGCAGTTTCAACGTTCAAACAGTAATAGTTCAAGTGTGATAACTACTGAGGATAATAAAATCCACATTCACTTAGGAAGTCCTTACATGCAAGCTGTAGCCAGCCCCGTGAGACCTGCCAGCCCTTCAACACCACCGCAGGATAACCGAACTCAATGCTTAACTAACGGGGCACTAAACAAAACAACCAATAAAGTCACCAGCAGTATTACTATCACACCAACAGCCACACCTCTTCCTCGACAATCACAAATTACAGTAAGTAATATATATAACTGA